The Amblyomma americanum isolate KBUSLIRL-KWMA chromosome 3, ASM5285725v1, whole genome shotgun sequence genome window below encodes:
- the LOC144125215 gene encoding protein fem-1 homolog CG6966, which produces MMEFKNAVFNAAKDGKLRRLKVFLDHRPKEEVQRLVSATTNGATPLVMASRNGHLDVADYLLDRCHADIEQVGSVSFEGETIEGAPPLWCAAAAGHLSVVQRLVERGARVNATTRTNSTPLRAACFDGHLAIVRYLVERGADLEIANRHGHTCLMIACYKGHLDIASYLVAQGAHVNRKSAKGNTALHDCAESGSLDILRLLLEHGAQAERDAYGLTPLLAAAVTGHAPVVEFLSSLPDCTREQRIEALELLGATYVDKKRDSPRALALWRRALEERCLDPPMPKPLRPTTAAYGHAMEANSPVDLDDLLCEPDQMRMQALLVRERVLGPAHPDTAYYIRYRGAVYADLGDFNRCVALWLYALDMQQRCLEPFSPMTQSSLLSFAELFCFMMAEARPARPSRRHLAPVEFGDVLAVFERAVSELVSAGPHMPEPAEAVQRTLIIALQLAALLCRLQAQCSVEEEAFRRAAYRLVHLDLRGPRGETCLHLACSRAPLTSRQVLGAVCQEAFPAPPLVRLLLELGADPDATDHDRRTPLHVTARSKPCSRAAALALLARGAHLDRTDATGRTPLDYAPTLVDCSPLRFTGLQCLCARAIVRFGLPFEGQVPRQLESFVRSH; this is translated from the exons ATGATGGAGTTCAAGAATGCCGTGTTCAACGCTGCAAAAGATGGCAAGCTCAGGCGCCTTAAG GTGTTTCTGGACCATAGACCGAAGGAGGAAGTGCAGAGGTTGGTTTCTGCGACAACTAATGGAGCAACTCCACTGGTGATGGCATCACGCAATGGCCACCTTGACGTGGCAGACTATCTCCTTGACAGGTGCCATGCTGACATCGAGCAG GTGGGCTCGGTGAGCTTCGAAGGCGAGACCATCGAGGGTGCTCCACCACTGTGGTGTGCGGCAGCGGCGGGTCATCTGAGTGTAGTGCAGAGACTGGTGGAGCGAGGTGCTCGTGTGAATGCCACCACGCGGACGAATTCAACACCATTGCGAGCTGCATGCTTTGATGGCCACCTTGCTATCGTGCGCTATCTTGTGGAGCGCGGTGCTGACCTCGAGATTGCCAACCGCCACGGGCACACCTGCCTCATGATTGCCTGCTACAAGGGGCACCTGGACATTGCCAGTTACCTGGTTGCACAAGGTGCCCACGTCAACCGCAAAAGCGCCAAAG GGAACACTGCATTGCACGACTGTGCCGAGTCGGGAAGCTTGGACATTCTGCGGCTGCTCTTGGAGCATGGAGCCCAGGCCGAGCGGGACGCATATGGCCTCACGCCCCTTTTGGCCGCAGCAGTGACGGGCCATGCACCGGTGGTGGAGTTTCTCTCCTCTCTGCCGGACTGCACGCGGGAACAGCGCATAGAGGCTCTGGAGCTGCTGGGTGCCACCTATGTGGACAAGAAGCGTGATTCACCTCGTGCTCTGGCTCTCTGGCGCAG AGCCCTGGAAGAGCGCTGCCTCGACCCTCCAATGCCGAAGCCTTTGAGGCCAACCACTGCTGCCTATGGCCATGCAATGGAGGCCAACTCCCCTGTTGACTTGGATGATCTTCTCTGCGAGCCAGACCAAATGCGGATGCAG GCCCTCTTGGTGCGAGAGCGTGTGTTGGGACCGGCTCACCCAGACACAGCATATTACATTCGTTACCGAGGTGCCGTGTATGCGGACCTTGGTGACTTCAACCGCTGCGTGGCTCTCTGGCTGTATGCGCTGGACATGCAGCAGCGCTGCCTTGAGCCATTCAGCCCCATGACCCAGAGCAGTCTACTGTCCTTTGCCGAGCTCTTCTGCTTCATGATGGCTGAAGCTAGACCAGCAAG ACCATCCCGGCGCCATCTGGCTCCTGTGGAGTTTGGCGATGTCCTGGCAGTTTTTGAGCGTGCTGTGTCTGAGCTTGTGTCAGCTGGACCCCACATGCCGGAGCCAGCAGAAGCAGTGCAGCGCACGCTGATCATCGCGCTGCAGCTGGCTGCTCTCCTGTGTCGACTACAG GCCCAGTGCAGTGTGGAAGAAGAGGCTTTTCGACGTGCTGCCTACCGGTTGGTGCATTTAGACCTGAGGGGGCCACGGGGCGAGACGTGTCTGCACCTTGCCTGCAGCCGTGCGCCCCTGACCAGCCGCCAGGTGCTGGGTGCCGTCTGCCAAGAAGCCTTTCCAGCTCCACCCCTCGTCCGCCTGCTACTTGAGCTCGGAGCCGACCCTGATGCCACCGACCATGATCGCCGCACACCCTTGCACGTCACGGCGCGCAGTAAACCATGCTCCCGAGCCGCTGCCCTTGCACTCCTGGCTCGAGGGGCACACCTTGACCGCACCGATGCCACCGGCCGCACACCCCTGGACTATGCACCCACCCTGGTGGACTGCAGCCCTCTTCGTTTCACCGGCTTGCAGTGTCTGTGTGCGCGTGCCATTGTGCGCTTTGGGCTGCCCTTCGAAGGACAGGTGCCTCGCCAGCTGGAGAGCTTTGTTCGGAGCCACTGA